A section of the Candidatus Eisenbacteria bacterium genome encodes:
- the kdpC gene encoding K(+)-transporting ATPase subunit C: MIRQLWSAVTMVLVMTLLTGLLFPVAITGLGRALFPRQAAGSLVVRDGVTVGSTLIAQGFTRSGYFHPRPSAAGSGYDGASSGGTNLGPTSRKLLLGVHRTLPDGKDDASNFDGVADLAAGYRRENLLAASAPVPADAVTRSASGLDPHISPENARLQIARVARARGLDPAAVERLAARHVEPRRLGFLGEPRVNVLQLNLDLDRLVPPAGPR; the protein is encoded by the coding sequence ATGATCCGACAGCTCTGGTCCGCCGTGACGATGGTGCTGGTGATGACCTTGCTCACGGGCCTGCTGTTCCCGGTGGCGATCACCGGACTGGGACGGGCGCTGTTCCCGCGACAGGCGGCGGGGAGCCTGGTGGTCCGCGACGGCGTGACCGTGGGCTCCACCCTGATCGCGCAGGGATTCACCCGGTCCGGCTACTTCCACCCGCGGCCCTCGGCCGCAGGTTCCGGATACGACGGCGCCAGTTCGGGCGGCACGAACCTGGGCCCGACCAGTCGCAAGCTGCTGCTGGGGGTCCACCGGACCCTGCCTGACGGGAAGGACGATGCCTCGAACTTCGACGGAGTGGCGGACCTCGCCGCCGGCTACCGGCGGGAGAACCTGCTGGCAGCCTCGGCTCCGGTGCCCGCCGACGCGGTGACCCGCTCCGCGAGCGGGCTGGACCCGCACATCAGCCCGGAGAACGCCCGGCTGCAGATCGCGCGCGTGGCTCGAGCCCGCGGGCTCGACCCGGCCGCCGTGGAGCGACTGGCGGCCCGTCACGTGGAGCCCCGCAGGTTGGGATTCCTGGGCGAGCCGCGCGTGAATGTGCTGCAACTCAACCTCGACCTGGACCGGCTGGTTCCGCCCGCCGGCCCGCGCTGA